One segment of Halomonas sp. TD01 DNA contains the following:
- a CDS encoding retropepsin-like aspartic protease family protein, whose protein sequence is MKTLATQRGGIVIMLLFWVLLLAAGTWLLDGGFEKVMTPNVHVMYASPDDGPVNLTRNRAGHFEAPGKINGKPVTFLLDTGATYVAVPGNLASKLGLEPGRSAWFNTANGRAEGTLTQLDEVVLGNIRMNDVQGSISPGMENDTVLLGMSFLNFLTIEIRGGEMVLSLPAE, encoded by the coding sequence ATGAAAACCCTCGCTACGCAACGTGGCGGTATCGTCATAATGCTACTTTTTTGGGTGCTGCTATTGGCCGCTGGCACGTGGCTGTTGGATGGTGGTTTTGAAAAGGTAATGACGCCGAATGTCCATGTGATGTACGCCTCACCTGATGATGGGCCTGTCAATTTAACGCGTAACCGTGCCGGCCATTTTGAAGCGCCGGGAAAAATCAACGGGAAGCCAGTTACCTTTTTGTTAGATACAGGGGCTACCTATGTGGCTGTGCCCGGCAATTTAGCAAGCAAGCTGGGGCTGGAGCCAGGGCGCAGTGCTTGGTTTAACACCGCGAATGGCCGCGCAGAGGGCACGCTGACACAGCTAGATGAGGTTGTGTTGGGCAACATACGCATGAATGATGTACAAGGGTCTATAAGCCCTGGGATGGAAAACGATACCGTCCTGCTTGGTATGAGCTTTCTTAATTTTTTGACGATTGAAATACGCGGTGGAGAAATGGTGCTGAGCCTGCCTGCGGAGTGA
- a CDS encoding PLDc N-terminal domain-containing protein, translated as MGIEVGGLLGLIWLIIVVWAIVKVAKSSAGGLAKLLWILALLFFPLVGLIAWFLLGPKG; from the coding sequence ATGGGTATTGAAGTAGGTGGATTACTGGGCCTTATCTGGCTGATTATTGTCGTATGGGCCATTGTTAAAGTCGCCAAGAGTTCAGCCGGTGGGCTGGCAAAACTGTTGTGGATTTTGGCGCTATTATTTTTCCCGTTAGTTGGGCTGATTGCTTGGTTTCTACTTGGCCCAAAAGGGTAG
- a CDS encoding AEC family transporter gives MIGHILATLLPVFLIAGCGAVYGRYRNPDIRSLNTLNMELFVPLLVFAVLADRQAPLADYAWLATAAVAVVLGSGLVLWPIAKWLSLDAKVFLPPMMFNNSGNMGVPLLVLAFGPEALPAAVVVFIVEMLLHFSVGLYMLDPRTPLWRLLRMPIVAASLAGLVVNVADVALPSWLLEAMHMLGGICIPLMLFALGVRLLEIDFNDWRTGLLGAVLCPLSGLVIALPLMWLLPLNPLQTAVLLVFAALPPAVLNYLVAEQYKLAPQKVASLVLIGNLGSLIVMPLTLAAAFAWIQSPP, from the coding sequence ATGATCGGTCATATTCTCGCGACGCTGTTACCCGTGTTCTTAATTGCTGGTTGTGGTGCGGTTTACGGGCGTTACCGTAACCCCGATATTCGCAGCCTCAATACGCTCAACATGGAGCTGTTTGTACCACTACTGGTATTTGCCGTGCTGGCTGATCGGCAGGCACCTTTGGCGGACTATGCGTGGCTTGCCACTGCAGCGGTGGCCGTCGTGCTGGGATCTGGTCTTGTGCTTTGGCCGATCGCTAAATGGCTGTCGTTGGATGCAAAAGTGTTCTTGCCGCCAATGATGTTCAATAACTCTGGCAATATGGGGGTACCGTTATTGGTACTCGCCTTTGGGCCAGAAGCCCTACCGGCTGCTGTGGTCGTGTTTATTGTTGAAATGCTGCTGCATTTCTCAGTGGGTCTTTATATGTTGGACCCACGCACGCCGCTTTGGCGACTGTTACGAATGCCCATTGTAGCCGCGAGCCTGGCAGGGCTAGTGGTTAACGTCGCTGATGTCGCGTTACCGAGTTGGCTGCTGGAAGCGATGCATATGTTAGGGGGCATCTGTATTCCACTGATGCTCTTTGCATTAGGCGTTCGATTGCTGGAAATTGATTTTAATGACTGGCGAACGGGGTTGTTGGGCGCGGTGCTTTGCCCACTTTCTGGCTTAGTGATCGCACTTCCACTCATGTGGTTACTGCCGTTAAATCCGCTACAAACGGCCGTGCTGCTGGTGTTCGCCGCACTGCCGCCTGCAGTTCTGAACTACTTAGTAGCAGAGCAGTATAAACTCGCCCCACAAAAAGTGGCCTCGTTGGTGCTGATCGGCAACTTAGGTAGCTTAATCGTTATGCCGCTGACATTAGCAGCGGCGTTTGCCTGGATTCAATCGCCGCCTTAA
- a CDS encoding LysR family transcriptional regulator: MIELRHLRTLLALRETGSLVEAAERVHLTQSALSHQLKDLEGRVDSALFARKTRPVEFTRAGLRLLALADEILPEVRKAERDLARLAGTEQGRLHMAIECHSCFQWLMPTVDYFRDHWPEVEIDIPSGHHFDPLPALAREQLDLVITADPQPLEGVHYAPLFRYEGLLAVARQHAFAGRPFIEPQALAEETLITYPVEHSRLDVFTQFLSPANVRPKEIRTAELTIMMMQLVASGRGVCALPNWALTEYLERDYVSAVKLSENGIWSTLYAAIREENLEAPWMQDFLRTAKETSFAVLSGIKPATRDEESAG, translated from the coding sequence ATGATTGAATTACGCCATCTCCGCACGCTACTCGCCCTTCGGGAAACCGGTTCATTAGTGGAGGCTGCTGAGCGGGTTCACCTAACGCAGTCGGCGCTTTCCCACCAGTTAAAAGACTTGGAAGGTCGCGTTGACAGCGCGCTGTTTGCGCGTAAAACACGCCCAGTGGAATTTACCCGAGCGGGACTTCGCCTCTTAGCCCTGGCAGATGAGATTTTGCCCGAGGTGCGTAAAGCTGAGCGCGACTTAGCTCGCTTGGCAGGCACCGAGCAGGGTCGATTACACATGGCCATCGAGTGCCACAGCTGTTTTCAATGGCTGATGCCAACGGTGGATTATTTTCGCGATCATTGGCCAGAGGTGGAAATCGATATCCCCAGTGGCCACCACTTCGACCCACTGCCCGCCCTTGCTAGAGAGCAGTTGGACTTGGTGATTACCGCCGACCCCCAGCCACTGGAAGGGGTTCACTACGCGCCGCTGTTTCGTTATGAGGGACTGCTGGCGGTTGCTCGACAGCATGCCTTTGCTGGCCGTCCGTTTATCGAACCACAAGCGTTAGCCGAGGAGACGCTGATCACCTACCCGGTCGAACACTCTCGGCTGGATGTGTTTACCCAGTTTTTATCTCCTGCCAATGTGCGACCAAAGGAAATTCGCACCGCGGAGCTTACCATCATGATGATGCAGCTTGTTGCCAGCGGTAGAGGCGTCTGCGCACTGCCCAACTGGGCACTCACCGAGTATTTAGAGCGGGATTACGTTAGCGCCGTAAAACTGAGTGAGAACGGCATTTGGAGTACGCTTTATGCCGCCATTCGGGAGGAGAATTTAGAAGCGCCTTGGATGCAGGATTTTTTGCGCACCGCCAAAGAGACGTCATTTGCGGTGCTGTCAGGCATTAAGCCAGCGACTCGCGACGAGGAATCAGCAGGGTAA
- a CDS encoding winged helix-turn-helix domain-containing protein — protein MVDHLEQQFQALGAQDAVMPDYPDQDHVLIIEDDQRLAELTREYLEANGFQVTLEADGAKGVDRILTLQPDLVILDLMLPGEDGLAICRRVRPNFAGPIMMLTARTDDLDQVLGLEMGADDYVPKPVQPRVLLARMRALLRRADAPAPGGEMRLRFENLEIDNATREAWLSGERIDLTSAEFDLLWLLASNAGRVLTREEIFNELRGIKYDGQDRSIDVRVSRIRPKVGDDPNQPHRIKTVRSKGYLFVKDS, from the coding sequence ATGGTAGACCACTTGGAACAGCAATTTCAGGCGCTTGGGGCTCAAGACGCCGTAATGCCTGATTATCCCGATCAAGATCACGTGTTGATTATTGAAGATGACCAGCGCTTGGCAGAGCTGACCCGCGAATACCTGGAGGCAAATGGCTTTCAAGTGACGCTAGAGGCGGATGGTGCAAAGGGCGTGGATCGCATTTTAACGCTTCAGCCTGACTTGGTGATTTTGGACTTAATGTTGCCGGGCGAGGATGGTTTGGCTATCTGTCGTCGTGTTAGGCCAAACTTTGCTGGTCCTATCATGATGCTAACGGCCCGCACCGATGATCTTGATCAGGTGCTGGGTTTGGAAATGGGGGCCGATGACTATGTGCCAAAACCGGTTCAACCTCGTGTACTTCTAGCGCGTATGCGTGCGCTACTTCGTCGTGCCGATGCGCCAGCGCCTGGTGGTGAAATGCGCCTGCGCTTCGAAAATCTCGAGATAGATAACGCAACACGTGAGGCTTGGCTTTCCGGTGAGCGCATCGATCTCACCAGCGCAGAGTTTGATCTACTGTGGCTGTTGGCGAGCAACGCGGGACGCGTATTAACCCGCGAAGAAATTTTCAATGAGCTGCGTGGTATTAAATACGATGGCCAGGATCGTTCAATTGACGTGCGCGTTTCGCGTATTCGTCCCAAAGTAGGCGATGACCCTAACCAGCCGCACCGGATCAAAACAGTGCGAAGCAAAGGCTATCTTTTTGTGAAAGACAGTTAA
- a CDS encoding MFS transporter codes for MLPANPAKVAPTYASRREIFGWAMFDFANQAYTLLIITVVFGELFTTVIVGDRGDGFRLANFLWSLALALSYLMVVLTAPLCGAVMDYRAEKKRFLLISYLATVATTAMLYFVEPGYVVVGLLLIILSNYAYSMGESFIAAFLPELGPPNALGKISGFGWALGYIGGLFAAGFTLMVLGEATADNFERIRWVGPFAAGFFLVAAIPTFLWMKERGVPQPHGVSYRRIALQRVRSTFAELRYFKDLTVFLVSLLFSMAGVYIIIAFAFIYGAQVIGWEESVRNIMFIIVQVTAAAGALGFGFLQDKLGAKRTYQMTLALWVIAIVSIWATPELTDWVNSRYAVQWQAQHVFLVVGCLAGLSLGSSQSASRALVGVFSPLEKSAEFFGFWGLANKLAGVFGIVMLGVLQTLIGLQASILLCVALFIIAMLICAGVNEQRGRDAALAWERSA; via the coding sequence ATGCTGCCTGCTAACCCCGCCAAGGTTGCGCCCACCTACGCATCGCGACGTGAAATATTTGGCTGGGCAATGTTTGATTTTGCCAACCAAGCCTACACCTTGCTCATCATTACCGTCGTGTTTGGAGAGCTTTTCACGACGGTCATTGTAGGTGATCGAGGTGATGGCTTTCGCCTAGCGAATTTTTTGTGGAGTCTCGCGTTAGCGTTGAGCTATCTAATGGTCGTATTAACTGCCCCGCTGTGCGGTGCAGTGATGGATTATCGAGCAGAAAAAAAGCGCTTTTTATTGATAAGTTATCTCGCAACGGTAGCGACTACCGCCATGCTCTATTTTGTTGAGCCTGGCTACGTGGTGGTGGGCCTGCTGTTAATCATACTTTCAAACTATGCTTACTCGATGGGTGAGTCGTTTATCGCCGCTTTTTTGCCGGAGCTAGGGCCTCCTAATGCGCTAGGTAAGATTTCTGGGTTTGGCTGGGCACTTGGCTATATTGGTGGCCTGTTTGCCGCTGGTTTTACGCTGATGGTGTTAGGGGAGGCGACCGCCGATAACTTTGAACGCATACGTTGGGTAGGTCCTTTTGCCGCTGGCTTTTTCTTGGTAGCGGCAATTCCCACCTTCCTGTGGATGAAAGAGCGCGGTGTGCCGCAACCCCATGGCGTTTCCTATCGGCGTATTGCGTTACAGCGTGTTCGGTCGACATTTGCTGAGCTACGCTATTTTAAAGACTTAACGGTCTTTTTAGTGTCGCTGTTATTCTCAATGGCGGGTGTCTACATCATTATTGCGTTTGCCTTTATTTATGGCGCTCAGGTGATTGGTTGGGAAGAGAGCGTGCGCAATATTATGTTTATTATTGTTCAAGTAACGGCCGCGGCAGGCGCGCTGGGGTTTGGGTTTTTACAGGATAAATTGGGCGCCAAGCGCACATATCAAATGACGCTAGCGCTTTGGGTCATTGCTATTGTTTCGATATGGGCGACGCCAGAGCTAACCGACTGGGTCAACAGCCGTTACGCCGTGCAGTGGCAAGCACAGCACGTTTTTCTGGTAGTCGGTTGTCTGGCGGGTCTTAGTCTGGGGTCTAGCCAGTCAGCCAGCAGGGCATTGGTAGGCGTATTTTCGCCACTGGAGAAGTCCGCTGAATTTTTCGGTTTTTGGGGGCTCGCCAATAAACTGGCAGGCGTGTTCGGGATTGTCATGCTGGGCGTTTTGCAAACGCTAATTGGACTGCAAGCGTCTATCCTATTATGTGTAGCACTGTTTATTATCGCGATGCTGATATGTGCTGGCGTTAATGAACAGCGGGGGCGTGATGCTGCACTTGCCTGGGAAAGGAGCGCTTAG
- a CDS encoding BCCT family transporter codes for MANHGGKSVFVASAVIIFGLVVIGAAFPEGFGNAAQAALTSITELFGWFYLFSVFGFVVFLIGLALSKYGKVRLGPQDSTPSYSFFSWISMLLAAGFGVGLVFYGMAEPMTHYINPPYGDVPAETDAAARYAIQYSYFNWGIHQWAAFSVVGLIIAYFQFRKGQAGLVSSVLSSVTAKHPRVRPYASWLDIFAVVATVMGVATSLGLGVLQMNGGLNAVFGLPENGFWQFVILFVMFCAYMASTWSGLDKGIKRLSNLNMILCIGLMLYVLITGPTIAILETITLGIGDYLQNFIGMSLRISPYSDNEWASSWTIFYWAWVIAWSPFVGTFVARVSRGRTIKEYVFGVLFVPPLLACLWIGVFGGAALHLEMSGSDVGLAAATEANITVALFEMFELMPFTGALSVVAMMLIFIFLVTSADSASYIVAQMTDNGSINPPLYKRIIWGVLIAAICLTLIVAGGLSGLQSAAVLSALPFTFILYMMIVVLVRELRADRKAMLTQLYRRHGETPVGADAFEAEQLGEEERLRRAPSVVNRRINS; via the coding sequence ATGGCAAATCATGGAGGTAAGTCGGTATTTGTCGCATCTGCGGTGATTATATTCGGCTTGGTTGTTATTGGTGCTGCATTCCCAGAAGGCTTTGGTAATGCAGCCCAAGCAGCGCTCACATCAATTACTGAACTGTTCGGCTGGTTCTACTTATTTTCAGTGTTTGGCTTTGTGGTTTTTCTTATTGGCCTAGCACTGAGCAAGTACGGAAAAGTGCGCCTTGGTCCTCAAGACAGTACGCCCAGCTACAGTTTTTTCTCGTGGATTAGCATGCTGCTGGCTGCAGGGTTCGGCGTTGGGCTGGTGTTCTACGGCATGGCTGAGCCAATGACTCACTATATCAACCCTCCTTATGGCGATGTGCCTGCTGAAACAGACGCTGCCGCGCGCTATGCGATCCAGTACAGCTACTTTAACTGGGGCATCCACCAGTGGGCGGCTTTTTCTGTTGTGGGTTTGATTATTGCCTACTTTCAATTCCGGAAAGGGCAAGCAGGGCTGGTGTCTTCCGTGCTCTCTTCGGTGACGGCTAAACATCCCCGAGTTCGCCCATACGCATCATGGCTGGATATTTTTGCCGTGGTTGCCACCGTTATGGGGGTCGCCACCTCGCTTGGTTTAGGTGTTCTGCAAATGAACGGTGGCCTTAATGCGGTGTTTGGTTTGCCGGAAAATGGCTTTTGGCAGTTTGTCATTCTGTTTGTCATGTTCTGTGCTTATATGGCATCAACATGGTCAGGCTTGGATAAAGGCATTAAACGGTTATCAAACCTAAACATGATTTTATGTATTGGCTTGATGCTTTATGTATTAATCACCGGCCCTACCATTGCTATTTTAGAGACCATTACCCTGGGTATTGGCGATTACCTGCAAAACTTTATCGGTATGAGCCTGCGGATTTCGCCCTACAGCGATAATGAGTGGGCGAGTAGCTGGACTATTTTTTATTGGGCATGGGTCATTGCTTGGTCACCGTTTGTCGGTACCTTTGTGGCGCGTGTTTCCCGCGGTCGCACAATCAAGGAGTATGTCTTTGGCGTATTGTTTGTGCCACCGCTATTAGCCTGTCTATGGATAGGCGTATTTGGCGGTGCCGCGCTTCATTTGGAAATGTCGGGCAGCGATGTTGGGTTGGCTGCTGCTACTGAAGCCAATATTACCGTGGCGCTGTTTGAGATGTTTGAGCTAATGCCCTTTACCGGTGCATTGTCGGTAGTGGCTATGATGCTAATCTTCATTTTCCTGGTGACGTCGGCAGACTCGGCCTCATACATCGTGGCGCAAATGACCGATAATGGTTCCATCAATCCGCCTCTTTATAAGCGCATTATTTGGGGCGTATTGATCGCAGCCATTTGCTTAACGCTGATTGTGGCGGGTGGGCTTTCTGGCCTGCAGTCAGCGGCTGTGCTTTCGGCATTACCGTTTACCTTTATTTTGTATATGATGATTGTGGTGCTGGTTCGCGAGCTGCGGGCTGACCGCAAAGCGATGCTAACGCAGCTATATCGTCGCCACGGGGAAACGCCGGTTGGTGCCGATGCATTTGAAGCAGAGCAGTTAGGCGAAGAAGAACGCCTACGCCGTGCCCCAAGCGTCGTCAACCGCCGCATTAATAGTTGA
- a CDS encoding ATP-binding protein, producing MRRVLGHGSFLRFYLLLGLALCVVFFIALGGRSFIEQVRREDYREQLAALPMSLMTQQLASSPAAEREAMLARFSEQLGMQLSLKRIADAELNYFEQARVERGTVLVAEEPWQLRQRIPNDEWMLEATFAAWSERQWQGSMVLLGEWLAGMPHNARADAITSLDAGSWPLVLLSALPSDLTPEQQFQLAQGGVLTRLVSDKLSLMLLYRVPGDNQWLQAGPTSRGDTLPVNLHLPLLVGLMVVLSLIIYLIMRSIEARMARLELAATRIASGRLETRVKVESGDFLGRLGMAFNGMANQVQSLLRGQQEMIRAVSHELRTPVARIRFAVQMVEDMTDQPAIRRQLQGIDADISELDDLVDEILTYARLGGESINGVELEMALVECRAMAERVIDTLSPLHQSLSLTLDGSAEIELYAEPRYLQRALQNLVSNACRYGKSQVVIRLWDEPHLVRIDIEDDGPGIPPEARSDIFKPFARLDDSRARSSGGYGLGLSIVQKIMAGHGGSVTVDTSPSLGGARFTLLIPRRESLA from the coding sequence ATGCGGCGAGTGCTGGGCCACGGTTCTTTTCTGAGATTTTATCTTCTGCTGGGTTTGGCACTGTGCGTTGTGTTTTTTATTGCATTGGGCGGGCGCTCTTTTATTGAGCAGGTTCGCCGTGAAGACTATCGTGAGCAGCTCGCCGCATTACCTATGTCGTTAATGACGCAGCAGTTAGCGTCAAGTCCGGCGGCTGAAAGAGAAGCCATGCTTGCCCGCTTTTCGGAACAGCTCGGTATGCAGCTCTCACTTAAGCGTATTGCGGATGCAGAACTTAACTACTTTGAGCAAGCTCGCGTTGAGCGAGGCACGGTATTAGTTGCCGAAGAGCCCTGGCAGTTGCGGCAACGCATACCCAACGATGAGTGGATGCTCGAAGCAACGTTTGCCGCTTGGAGTGAACGACAGTGGCAGGGCAGCATGGTGCTACTCGGTGAGTGGCTCGCCGGTATGCCTCATAATGCGCGGGCCGACGCGATCACCTCGCTAGACGCGGGTAGCTGGCCGCTTGTGCTGCTTTCAGCGCTGCCCTCTGACCTTACCCCCGAACAGCAGTTTCAACTCGCTCAAGGAGGCGTGTTGACTCGGCTGGTGTCAGATAAGCTTTCATTGATGCTGCTTTACCGGGTGCCTGGTGATAATCAGTGGTTGCAGGCGGGGCCGACCTCTCGTGGTGATACGCTGCCGGTCAATTTGCACCTGCCTTTGCTAGTCGGTTTGATGGTGGTACTTAGCCTAATTATTTACTTAATCATGCGCAGCATTGAAGCTCGTATGGCGCGTTTGGAGCTTGCTGCGACTAGAATCGCCAGCGGGCGCTTAGAAACCCGGGTGAAAGTTGAAAGCGGAGACTTTTTAGGCCGCCTGGGCATGGCATTCAATGGGATGGCGAATCAAGTTCAAAGCTTGCTTAGAGGTCAGCAAGAGATGATTCGCGCGGTCTCTCATGAATTACGCACGCCGGTGGCTCGTATAAGGTTTGCGGTGCAAATGGTTGAAGATATGACCGACCAACCTGCGATACGCCGCCAGCTTCAAGGTATTGATGCTGATATTTCTGAACTAGACGACTTAGTTGATGAAATTCTCACCTATGCCCGCTTGGGGGGGGAGTCTATTAATGGCGTAGAATTAGAAATGGCCTTGGTTGAGTGTCGGGCAATGGCTGAGCGAGTTATTGATACGCTGTCGCCGTTGCACCAAAGCCTATCGTTAACGCTGGATGGTAGTGCCGAAATTGAGTTGTACGCCGAACCTCGCTATTTACAACGAGCCTTGCAGAACTTAGTCAGTAATGCCTGTCGTTATGGTAAGTCCCAAGTGGTGATTCGCCTATGGGATGAGCCTCATCTTGTGCGTATTGATATTGAAGATGATGGGCCAGGCATACCCCCCGAGGCGCGAAGCGATATCTTCAAGCCTTTTGCCCGGCTTGATGACAGCCGCGCACGTAGCTCCGGCGGCTACGGGCTAGGCCTATCCATTGTGCAAAAAATTATGGCAGGCCACGGCGGTAGCGTCACTGTCGATACCAGTCCTTCACTGGGCGGCGCGCGCTTTACCCTGCTGATTCCTCGTCGCGAGTCGCTGGCTTAA